The genomic stretch TGTTCAAGCTTCTACATCTTATTATGATCTTGTTCAAGTTTCAACAATATAGCATATGCCTAATGTGAGAAAAGATATAACGTTCTTGTGGATACTGTAAGGGTAATGGCAACAATTTAGCAAGTGATCTGACTGACAATTCTAACTAAACACATGTGCAGTTCAAAAGACAATTGTGAAGAAGTAACTCACTTCCAAGTAGGGAGCAAAGCTGGTCGATACAGAAGTAGCTCTGAAATCCTTTCTTCAGAAGTTGATCGACATGTCTCCTTGGAACCATGATCTTTGGCTTTGTCACTTACTTCCACAACTGTCTCTAGAACAACCAAGAAAATGCAATaacaagtttattttatttggcattcaaaaaaaaagagaagagaagaagaagaagcaaagtcTCACCTTCTATTGTATGCGTCATTGCATCAGTAGTAGCTCGTCTTTGAACTCTTGAAGGAATCTGCAAAGAACTTGGACTAGGAGGAAGCTCCACTCTTGAAGGAATCTGCAAAGCACTTGGACTAGGAGGAAGCTCAACCTCCCTAGGTTGATGGAGACTTCTTGGATTGGATCTCTTTCTCACTGTTGTTGTATCCATACTCGAAGCAGCTCGAAGACCACAAACAATTTCTTTTCTGAGACATGGTGCAGGACGAGCCGGGACAGGTTCTGGTGGTTTAGAAGTTTGACGAGGTGGGACAGGTCTTGGTGGTTTAAAATTTGGACGAGCCGGGACATTTCTTGGTGCTTCAAAAGTAGCACGAGCAGGCTTAGGTCTTTGTGATTCAAAAGTTGCAGGAACAGGCTTAGGTCTTGATGATTCGAAAGGTGGAGGAACAGGCTCACGTCTTGATGATTCGAAAGTTGCACGAGAAGGCTGACGTCTTTGTGATCCAAAAGTTGCAGGAACAGGCTTAAGTCTTGATTCAAAACTTGGACGAGAATACTTATAAGGTCTTGATGATTCAGAAGGTGGAGGAGGAAACCGCACTTGACTGACACCAGAATGTAGTTTTATAGCTTCCTCTGGTGCGATGGGCTTCACCTTGGAAGGTCTAGGTACTGGATTCCCTCTAGCAACTGGGTTTGAAGATTCAACCCGCAGTTTACTTCTTCCAGGGACTACTTTGATCGAATCTGACGGCAGTTTGCTTTGACCAGGACTCATTGCTTAGAAAACTAGCAACCTgccacaaaacaaaaaaagaaaaaactaaacccCAACTCAAAAGCTAGTCAAAACCAAGAATCAAGAGAGTTATAATCGTTGCTAAAACATCAGACACAAGAGTTGGGCGAATCTGATTCAGAAACCTTCTATCTAATGAACCCATATTGTCACAAAATCTTACATTTCCACCAAACCCTATGTACCAAAAGAAGAGCTAATCAGAGAACAGTcgaaacccaaaccctagaatctAATTCAATAAGATAGTTATAATCGTCCTGCTACTACGAGACTCAGCTCTAAAGATGTCACGGCAGAGACAAAAGTTAAAACTAAGTAAGGAGTCTCTGCACAGGGTGAATCAGAGAAGACAAGAAACCAAAACCCTAGCTTTCAAAGGGGGTTAAAAACTTCTAGCCAACACTAACTTTATGAACCACCACCCATGTGTCACAAATGAGAACTTggaataataaaaatcaaacctTTCCACAAAACCAATTATAGAATCTATGCACAGGGTGAAGAATCAGAGAAGACAAACAAACCAGTAGGGTCAAAAACCCTAGTTTTGAAAGGCTGAGTTTTGGTTCTTTCTTtgagttaaagaaaaaacaatgtaGTTAAAAAGAGAAAGGCAGAGAAAACGAAAAGGGGTCTCACCAAGTCGACGCCTTTTCTCC from Raphanus sativus cultivar WK10039 unplaced genomic scaffold, ASM80110v3 Scaffold4698, whole genome shotgun sequence encodes the following:
- the LOC130507524 gene encoding uncharacterized protein LOC130507524 — its product is MSPGQSKLPSDSIKVVPGRSKLRVESSNPVARGNPVPRPSKVKPIAPEEAIKLHSGVSQVRFPPPPSESSRPYKYSRPSFESRLKPVPATFGSQRRQPSRATFESSRREPVPPPFESSRPKPVPATFESQRPKPARATFEAPRNVPARPNFKPPRPVPPRQTSKPPEPVPARPAPCLRKEIVCGLRAASSMDTTTVRKRSNPRSLHQPREVELPPSPSALQIPSRVELPPSPSSLQIPSRVQRRATTDAMTHTIEETVVEVSDKAKDHGSKETCRSTSEERISELLLYRPALLPTW